One segment of Desmodus rotundus isolate HL8 chromosome 6, HLdesRot8A.1, whole genome shotgun sequence DNA contains the following:
- the CYCS gene encoding cytochrome c produces MGDVEKGKKIFVQKCAQCHTVEKGGKHKTGPNLHGLFGRKTGQAPGFSYTDANKNKGITWGEATLMEYLENPKKYIPGTKMIFAGIKKSSERADLIAYLKKATNE; encoded by the exons ATGGGTGATGTTGAGAAAGGCAAGAAGATTTTTGTTCAGAAGTGTGCCCAGTGCCATACTGTGGAAAAGGGAGGCAAGCACAAGACTGGGCCAAATCTCCATGGTCTGTTTGGGCGAAAGACGGGTCAGGCCCCTGGATTTTCTTACACGGATGCCAACAAGAATAAAG GGATCACCTGGGGAGAGGCTACACTGATGGAGTATTTGGAGAACCCCAAGAAGTACATCCCTGGAACAAAAATGATCTTCGCTGGCATTAAGAAGAGTTCAGAAAGGGCAGATTTGATAGCTTATCTCAAAAAAGCTACTAATGAGTAA